A genomic window from Gossypium hirsutum isolate 1008001.06 chromosome D10, Gossypium_hirsutum_v2.1, whole genome shotgun sequence includes:
- the LOC121222121 gene encoding probable disease resistance protein At4g27220 — MECVTTLVVSIVAKAVEYTISPIKNHVKYLSNHQQYVETLKDQAERLKHARDRVQHSVDAAKRNGEAIEDDVGKWLSAVDKKILEQVEKVTQDEEKAKKKCFIGLCPNFRTRYKLSLKAEEEAKAVADLLEHGNFERVSYRAAPQGIVVAPLKGYEEFESRMWILNRIMEALKDDSVSVVGVHGTGGIGKTTLVKEIARKVKDKLFDSVVIATVTQAIDIEKIQNQIADFLGLKFEEQCMVGKAFRLRERLKKEERVLVVLDDIWGKVDIEEVGIPLGDEHKGCKLLLTSRELTVLSNGMDAQKNFSIEFLNEKEAWDLFKKMAGGCDESCDLKPIAMEVAKKCAGLPIAIATVAGTLRNKRLFEWKNALRELERPSSSNFTGIAMAYSAIELSFNYLESEEVKLTFLLCSVIGHNGLVEDLVRYTLGLGLFGGVHTMEEARNKVLTVVANLKASALLLDSYNDKLFDIHDVVWDAAIVEKTN; from the coding sequence ATGGAGTGTGTTACTACCCTAGTTGTCTCTATTGTCGCTAAAGCTGTAGAGTATACGATCTCTCCTATCAAAAACCATGTCAAATACCTTTCCAATCATCAGCAATATGTTGAGACCCTCAAGGACCAAGCTGAGAGGCTGAAACATGCAAGGGATAGAGTGCAGCATTCTGTTGATGCAGCTAAACGAAACGGTGAAGCGATCGAAGATGATGTTGGCAAATGGCTGTCTGCAGTGGACAAAAAGATCCTTGAACAAGTAGAGAAAGTGACGCAAGATGaagaaaaagcaaagaaaaagtgTTTCATTGGTTTGTGTCCTAATTTCAGGACTCGTTACAAGCTTAGCCTAAAAGCTGAAGAGGAGGCAAAGGCTGTTGCCGATCTACTTGAACATGGCAACTTTGAAAGGGTTTCCTATCGTGCAGCTCCGCAAGGTATCGTGGTTGCACCACTTAAAGGTTATGAGGAATTCGAGTCAAGAATGTGGATTTTGAACAGAATAATGGAGGCATTAAAAGATGATAGCGTTAGCGTTGTTGGGGTGCATGGTACGGGTGGGATTGGAAAAACAACGCTGGTCAAAGAAATCGCTAGAAAGGTCAAGGACAAGTTGTTTGATTCGGTTGTCATAGCAACCGTAACTCAAGCCATCGATATTGAGAAGATTCAGAACCAAATTGCAGACTTCTTGGGCTTGAAATTTGAGGAACAGTGTATGGTTGGAAAGGCATTTCGACTACGAGAAAGATTGAAGAAAGAGGAGAGGGTTCTGGTTGTCTTGGATGACATTTGGGGAAAGGTTGATATTGAGGAAGTAGGGATTCCTTTGGGAGATGAACACAAGGGCTGCAAATTACTATTAACTTCTAGAGAGCTCACTGTTTTATCAAATGGGATGGATGCTCAGAAAAATTTTTCCATTGAGTTTTTAAATGAAAAGGAAGCCTGGGACCTGTTCAAGAAGATGGCTGGCGGCTGTGATGAAAGCTGCGATTTGAAGCCCATAGCTATGGAGGTAGCCAAAAAATGTGCAGGACTGCCGATAGCCATTGCGACAGTTGCAGGGACCTTGAGAAACAAAAGATtgtttgaatggaagaatgctttacgagaACTAGAGAGGCCTTCGTCAAGCAACTTCACGGGGATAGCTATGGCATATTCAGCCATAGAGTTGAGTTTTAATTATTTAGAAAGCGAGGAAGTTAAGCTGACTTTCTTGCTTTGCAGTGTAATAGGCCATAATGGTCTCGTTGAGGACTTGGTAAGATATACTCTAGGTTTGGGTTTATTTGGTGGTGTCCACACTATGGAAGAAGCTAGAAATAAAGTATTGACGGTTGTGGCTAATCTCAAAGCGTCTGCCTTGTTGCTTGATAGTTATAATGATAAGCTCTTTGATATCCATGATGTTGTTTGGGATGCTGCTATTgttgaaaagacaaattaa
- the LOC121222577 gene encoding disease resistance protein RPS2-like gives MECSGLSFFHMAYDGAVKIPLNFFKQTEGLKALDLVGMQFPSLLESIIHLADLRMLCLKECVVDDITILGELKSLQVLNLSLSGMKELPKEMAQLTQLRLLDLRGCRELKIIPPNVLSGLSKLEEIYMSGSFVEWEKGGVVENERKNASLDELNNLPCLTTLYVHILDVQMIPKHRFVETLDRFRIFVGNYGMHDCCDNYEFSKALKLKLYTNIDLDNGMKKLLIKTEDLCLEGLEGVKNVLVELNNGKDLPNLKRLYVKNGRHVQYIKTNKIGFSELCFITLENLPQLVSFCSPDERCSTKPLLLFNKQTCHWVTNLRSLIIRGCGKLEHLLSPSLVRSLVLLQCFVIEDCNCLRDIILTEEIEEERKDVIRFPRLNSLRIVGLTNLIFFSSGNHNIEFPLFEELCCSNRVGSV, from the exons ATGGAGTGTTCAGGACTTTCCTTTTTCCATATGGCCTATGATGGCGCGGTTAAAATTCCTCTCAATTTTTTCAAACAAACCGAAGGCCTGAAAGCCTTAGATTTGGTCGGAATGCAGTTTCCATCCCTCCTTGAATCAATTATTCACCTTGCAGACCTTCGCATGTTGTGTCTGAAAGAATGTGTAGTTGATGACATAACCATCCTTGGAGAGCTCAAGAGTTTACAAGTACTCAACCTTTCTCTGTCAGGTATGAAAGAACTACCTAAGGAGATGGCACAATTGACTCAATTAAGGTTGTTAGATTTGCGTGGGTGTAGAGAACTCAAAATTATCCCACCGAATGTCTTATCAGGTTTGTCTAAATTAGAAGAAATATATATGAGTGGGAGCTTTGTTGAATGGGAAAAGGGAGGAGTAGTTGAAAATGAGAGGAAAAATGCAAGCCTTGATGAATTAAACAATTTGCCTTGTCTAACTACTTTATATGTTCATATTCTTGATGTCCAAATGATACCAAAACACCGGTTTGTTGAAACATTGGACAGATTTAGGATTTTCGTAGGTAATTATGGAATGCATGATTGTTGCGATAATTATGAATTTTCGAAAGCATTGAAGCTCAAGTTATATACAAACATTGATTTGGACAATGGGATGAAAAAGTTGTTGATAAAGACAGAAGATTTGTGCCTAGAGGGACTTGAAGGCGTCAAGAATGTACTTGTGGAGTTAAATAATGGGAAAGATCTTCCAAATTTAAAGAGACTTTATGTCAAAAATGGTAGGCATGTCCAATATATTAAAACGAACAAAATTGGATTTTCTGAATTATGCTTCATCACACTTGAAAATCTACCGCAACTCGTTAGCTTTTGCTCTCCAGACGAAAGGTGTTCCACTAAGCCCTTGCTACTTTTTAATAAACAG ACATGTCATTGGGTTACGAATTTGAGGAGCTTGATCATCAGAGGATGCGGCAAGTTGGAGCATCTGTTATCACCCTCTCTCGTTAGAAGTCTGGTGCTGCTCCAATGCTTTGTGATAGAGGATTGCAATTGCTTAAGGGACATAATACTTACAgaagaaattgaagaagaaaggaaagatgtGATTCGTTTCCCTCGATTAAACTCCCTGCGTATAGTGGGTCTTACAAACCTCATCTTCTTCAGCTCAGGAAACCACAATATCGAGTTCCCATTGTTCGAAGAGctatgttgttccaatagggtcggaagcgtgtaa